In Ignavibacteriales bacterium, the genomic stretch CAGCAAGGTTTTCTGTTTGCAAAGGTGTTGGCGGCTGATAATCGTAAACTACAAGGTCGGCAATATAACCGATCTCAACTTTTCCAAACGGATAACCAAAGTACCGGTGAAGAATTTCATTTCCATTTTGTAAAAATCCAAGGTAGTCGTTCGTTTGAAGAGGAGCCTTAGCATCATTATTCTTGAAGTATGCAAATTTTGTTTCTTCAAACATATTAGAGCCAATTCCATCCGTTCCCAATGCAACATTTTTTACTTTCGACATGTTATTCAAATATCCAACACTGTTGTTCATATTAGAGCGTGGATTATGAATTAGAAAGGAGTTTTTAGAATTGATTATTTCGATCTCCTTTTCATTTAAAAACACTCCGTGAGCAAGTATTGATTTATGATTTAGTAGATCAAAATCATTTAATCTTTCTATTACTCTCTTCCTGTATTTGATGATACAATCTCTTTGGTCAGAATCATCTTCAGCAACGTGAATGTGTATTCCTCTTTTGGTTTTCGAAACAGCCGCAGATAAATGTTTTAATGAATCATCACTTAAAGTAAAAGAAGCATGGGCGCCAATTGCAGCTCCTACCAAATGAGGCTTCGATTGTTCCGGAATGGAATTCGTAAAATCTATATTTTCTTTGACTCCAATTTCCATTTCGTCCAAACCATTCCTGTCTGTAACTTCGTAACATAAGATCCCACGCAATCCAACTTCTTCAAAACATTTTTTTAAAGTGGTTAGCGAATTGCTGATAAAAGATGGAGAAGCATTATGATCAATAACCGAAGTGGTGCCGCACTTGATTGCTTCCAGTGCTCCAATCAATCCGCTGTAATAAAGAGATTCTTCATCCAATGCACGGTCAAGTTTCCACCACAGGTTTTGTAAAATCTCAGGAAAATTATGGGCTGGATTTATGTTTGCTATTATTCCTCTTGCCAGCGCGGAATAAAAATGATTGTGTGAGCAGACTAAACCGGTAGAAACAAATTTTCCATTCAGATCAATAACTTTATCCGCAGGATATTTTTTGTTTACGTCTTTTCCAACATCGTGTATAATTCCGTTATCAACAATAATGTCCGTTGGCTCCGAAACAAATTGAGGATTAAAATTTATAATTCGTGCATTAAGTAGAGCGATCATGATTGTTCCGATTTATATCATTGTTAGTTTATACCATTTTCCATCATCCGTCAATCCCGCTAGCGGGATCATCCATTGCGGCTTACCGCATTATGTTGTTGGATCTAATAAGTACGAATAATTTTTGTAGATATTTAAAATCAACGTTGTGTATTTGCTAAACCCCGCACTTTCATAAAGTTCTGAGTTCCAGCCAATCAGGTTACTGCTTTTATCAAACTCAAATTCACCTTCAACAGAAGCTAATCTTATTTTAAATGCCTGGATGTTTTCGGACTTTGATGGTCGCAAATAAAAACCATCATTCTTGCTTTTATTAAAATTATCATCACTCCAGAACAAAGTAAATTTATTTTTATAGGGTGCACCGGTGTAAGGGCAAAATGTTTCGCAGTTTCCGCATTCGTTACACATTCCATCTATGTGTAGGATTTGGTATTTATCTTTGAACTGTGAATCGGAGAATCGGAGAGTCGGAGAACCTGTTTGCCGAAAGGCAAGATCGGAGATTTCAATTGCTATATTTGACCTGTTCGGGCAAACTTCCACGCATTTATTGCAAATAAAATTACAACTCAAACATCGTGAAGATTCTAAAATCAAATCGCTTTCACTTTGAACGGAAACAACACCTTTCCTTTTGATCAATGTTTTTTCCCTTTTTGTCAAATCGAATTTGATTTGATAATTTTCTTCAAGCTTTATATTCTCTTTTCTGATTATCGCATCAGCGGTTTTCTTACCATCCGCAATCGCTTCCACAACTGTTGCGGGACCGCGCAAAGCATCACCTCCGATAAAAACATTTTCCAATTCGGTTTCATTTGTGGTGTTGTTTGTTATTATAGAGCTACTTTTGTCCAACGAAAGATTATTCTTTTTTAGAATATCAAGTTCCACTACTTCACCGATGGCAGAGATAACGGAATCAACTTCAATTTCTGTAAATTCATTTTCTGCGGGTAACACTTTTCTTCTTCCATCGGATTCAATTCCTCCAAGTATCATCTTCTGGCATTGTAATTTATTGCTGGAAAATTCAACTGGCAATAATAGTTCTTTAAATATCACACCATCGTTTATTGCTGCATCAAATTCTTCTTTATCAGCGGGCATAAATTCCTTGGTTCTCCGGTAGATGATGTAAACCTTCTCCACGCCGCAGCATCGTATTGCTGCGCGGGCGCCATCCATTGCAGAGTTTCCGCCTCCAACTACTGCTACTGTTTTTCCAAGCACCGGCTTTTCATCTTTATGGAATTGTTTTAAAAAGCTGATTGCGTCTAACACATTTTTGTTATTACCAGCAAGTTTTAATTCTCTCGATTTTCCAGCACCGATTGCCAAATAAAAATATTTGAATCCTTGATTTCTTAATTCATCCAATGAAAAGTCGCTACTAATTCCAAATTCAAATTTCACTCCAAACAATTTTATAAACTCAATATCTTTATCAATTGCATCCTGCGGTAATCGGAAATTTGGAATAACGTGCTGGACCGTTCCACCGGCTTTTTCTGTTTTCTCGAAAATGGTTACTTCAAACCCAGATTTTGCAAGAAAGTAACCGGCAGCTAATCCTGAAGGTCCCGAGCCAATAACAGCAACTTTTACTGCAGCTGAATTATTTTTTACTGACTTCTGACTTCTTGCCCCCAGCTTCTCTAAATATTCCGGAAATCCTTTTTCAGCAGCAATTTTTTTAAGATCTCTAATTAAAACCGGAGATTCATAATCCCAGCGCGTGCAATGATACATACATTGATGATCGCAAATGTAACCAGTAATATGAGGCAGTGGATTTTTAGCTGTAACTACTTCAAACGCTTCTTCAAATCTATTTTCTTCAATCAGTTGTATGTACTCAGCAACATCCTGATGAATTGGGCAGGCTTCCTGGCAAGGCGCAATGTAACAATCTAGTTGAGGTAATTTCAAAGGAACTTTAATTGAATTAATTTCCCGTGCATCTTTTCTATAATCAATATCAGTCAAAGAATATTCAGCCAATGACTTGAGTTTATCAAAATTTATTTTCCTTCCTCTCGGTTCTAATTCCCAAACACGGGTTACCTGCTCTGTAATTTGATACAATCGATTATAACCACCGGGCTTAAGCAAATCGGTCACAAAAGTAATTGGATAAATTCCTGCGGAAAGAATTTTTTCCGCATTGTGGATCGATCCGCCGCCGGAGAAAGAAATATTTAAATCTCCATTAAACTCAGAAGCTAATTTGCTGGCAAGATTAATTGTTAATGGATACAATGCTCTTCCGGACATATACATGTCGCTCCCTGGAAGCGCCCCTTTTTTATTCTTCATTCCCAAAGTATTGGAAAGCTTAACCCCGAACTCTCTGTTGTTTTCTTTGGCGAATTCTTTCAAACGATTTAACATTGGAACCGCGCCAGTAAATTGCAGATCGTGGTTAAAGGCATCTTTATCAAGTTGAACATATTTGTAACCAAGCGAACGCAAAGTGTTTTCAACAAACTCATATCCAAGTAAAGTAGGATTTAATTTAACGTAAGTGTGAAGACCTTTTTCTTTAATCAAATATTTGGCAATTGCTTCAATCTCATCCGGAGGGCAGCCATGCATTGTTGAAAGTGTGACTGAGTTAGAAATGTTTGGTGTTATTCTTTCAAGGCATTCAATGCAGATTTCAATTTTATCATCAAAGATGTGTTCTATTCCAAATCCGTTTTTCAGTAAATTCTTGTAGTAACCATTTTTTAGCAGAGCGAGTAAAGATTCTTTATAAGTATTAAAGGTTTTATTGATGGAGGCATCTTTTAATTGGTTTATAAATGTATCCATTCCCGGCGACTTAATTCCTTTAAGATCATAACCAACGCTCATATTAAAAATAAATCCTTTCTCTTCTAAAGGAGAGAAATGGAATATTTCATTCAGCAGGTGAATGAGAATCCATGCCTTTATATACTCATCGTAAGATTCACCGAGCGATAATTCCTGCGACCATTCAACATTGTAACCCTCATCTTCAGCATCTATACAGGGTTTGTCTATTTCAAGGTTATCCAGGATTTGGACGGTCTTTAATTCAAAAAATCTTCCTCCGGTAAGAAAAGCGGAAATAATATTTTGCGCTAACTGAGTATGCGGTCCAGCAGCGGGACCGATAGGCGTTTCTAATAATTCACCAAAGACTTCTAAAGTTTTAAAATCCTTCTTAAAGAAAAATTTTTCTGAAGGTATTCCAAAAATTGATTTGTGATTTTTATATTCATTAAAAATCCAGTTCAATAAGTGATGAAACTCGATGGTTCTCATTTGCAACGCCACAACAACCTCAGACTAATCAATTAGTACTGTGTGAGATATTACTGGTTAAAAGGTATTACTGTTAAATTGCTGAAGAACAATTTGACAATAGAATAAAATACTTCGGCAAATATAAGATTTTGTTCTTAAATCTGTTTCTATTTTTTTGTAAATTCGTTTCGCAATTTTAAATGATGTTAAAAATTTTGAATGTTGCTATTGAATTAAAAAATTTGCTTTTACCTTTCCAGATTATAACATTCAAAGTTAAGCATCAAATATTTTCATAAAAAAGGATTGATAATGGATTACTCAAAACTAATTTTGGAAAAAGCAGAACAATATAAAGATTACACTGCTGCAAATCTTTCAAGACTCATACAACGTAAATCGTTAAGCACAAAGGAAGAAAAAGCCGCGCGCGAATTAAAATGCCAGATGGAGGAAGCCAATTTTGATGAAGTAAAAATTGATGGGCTCGGAAATGTAATTGGAAGAATTGGCAGCGGCAAAAAAATTATAGCTATTGATGGACATATTGATACAGTTGATATTGGGAATGAAGAGAACTGGAATTTTGATCCGCTTTCCGGTGAAATTAAAGATGGTTTCGTTCATGGTAGGGGAAGCGTTGATCAGAAAGGTGGTCCGGCAGCTTTTGTAACTGCTGGAAGAATTTTAAAAGAACTTGGATTGAAAAACGATGTAACGATTTATTTTATCGGATCAGTTATAGAAGAAGATTGTGATGGTTTATGCTGGAAATATATTTTAGAAGAAGACAAAATAAAACCCGACTGCGTTATTGTTACCGAACCAACAAACTTAAACATCTACCGCGGGCAGCGTGGAAGAATGGAAATAGAAGTTTCCTTTTACGGGGTTTCATCTCATGGCTCTGCTCCGGAAAGAGGTAAGAATGCTATTTATATGGCATCAAAAGCTGCTCTTGAAATTGAAAAGATGAATGAACGGCTTGCAGTTGATCCTTTCCTTGGCAAAGGTTCGGTTACTGTTACAGAAATGATTTCTTCAAGTCCATCGCTTTGTGCTGTTTCCGATTTTGCAAAGATCCATCTTGATAGACGATTAACCTGGGGCGAAGATAAAAAGCTTGCAATCAATCAGGTTGAAGAAATTGTAAAAGAAATGAAAGCCAAAGTTGAGATGCTGGAATATAAAGAAAAAGCATTTACCGGTTTGACTTACGGAATGGAAAAATATTATCCAACCTGGAAATTGGAAGAAGACCATCCGGTTATACAAACTGGAGTGAATGCATTTAAGGAATTATTTGGCAAAGATGCTTTGGTTGATAAATGGACTTTTTCCACAAACGGAGTTGTGATAACTGGAATTTATGGAATACCGGTAATCGGTTTTGGGCCCGGCAATGAAGTGTTTGCACACGCACCAAACGAAAAAGTACCGGTGGATGATTTAGTAAAAGCATCCGCATTCTACGCTATGTTTTGTGAGAGCTTCTGAACATGTTTAAAGGAAAGGCAACTAAAGGGACTTCAATTAAAGTGGATTTGGAAGAAATTTTTTGTACATTGCCAATAAACAATATCGTATTATTCATACATTAGTAATAAACAACGATGAATAGAAATTTATTAGAGAGAGTAGTTAACGACCAATTTGAAAGTTTTAGAACTAGGAAATCTGGGATTAAGAGAAATATTGATTTAAGTAAGTATCTGAAAAGCAAACAAATAATCGTTATAACTGGTGTAAGAAGATGTGGAAAATCCACTCTTCTAAAACAAATATCGGAATTTTACAAATCCTTTTATTACTTAAACCTTGATGACGAAAGGTTAATTCGGTTTTCTGTAGAAGACTTTGATGATCTTGTACTTATATGGAAAAAGAAACAAAAATCTAAGGTGGTTTTGTTAGATGAAATACAAAATATAAAACACTGGGAAAGATTTGTCCGAAGACTTCACGATGAGAATTATAAAATATTTATAACTGGTTCAAATGCAAAATTACTTAGTGGTGAATTATCTACTCATTTAACCGGCAGACATTCCAGGATAGAATTATTACCTTTTTCTTTTGAAGAGTATCTTCGTTTTAGGAAATATAATTATACTGAAAGTTATAAGACTACAGATAATTTATCACGATTACTTAAACTTACAGATGAGTATATTGAAAACGGGGGCTTCCCTGAATTTTTAATTTACAATGATGATGAGTATCTGAAAAGAATTTATGAAGATATTCTTTACAGAGATTTGATAACGCGTTTTAAAATAAGAGAGAGTAAATCATTCAGAGAACTTGCAAATTATCTTTTCACAAACTTTACTTCGGAAGTAAGCTATAATGCGTTACAGAGGAATCTGAATTTTAAAAGTGTTGTTTCGGTAAAAAATTACATCGGTTACATTCAAGAGAGTTATTTGATTTATCAATTATTCAAATATGATTTCTCTTTGAAAAAACAATTAATTTATAATAAGAAAATTTATGTAGTAGATAATGGATTAAGGAATCAGGTTGCCTTCCGTTTTAGTAATGACTCGGGAAAGTTATTAGAAAATGCGGTATTCCTTCATTTGAAAAATACGGGTAAAGAAATTTATTATTTTAAGAACAAAAAAGAATGTGACTTTATTGTTAAAGAAAAGAATAAAATCATAACAGCAATACAGGCAACTGACGTTTTAACTGATGCCAATTATGAAAGAGAAATAGCTGGTTTACTTGAAGCGATGAACGCCTTAAATTTAAAGAAGGGTTTTATTATTACGCGGAACCAGGAAGAGAGAATTAAAAAAGAAGCTAAAGATATTTTTGTAATCCCGGTTTA encodes the following:
- the ygfK gene encoding putative selenate reductase subunit YgfK; the protein is MRTIEFHHLLNWIFNEYKNHKSIFGIPSEKFFFKKDFKTLEVFGELLETPIGPAAGPHTQLAQNIISAFLTGGRFFELKTVQILDNLEIDKPCIDAEDEGYNVEWSQELSLGESYDEYIKAWILIHLLNEIFHFSPLEEKGFIFNMSVGYDLKGIKSPGMDTFINQLKDASINKTFNTYKESLLALLKNGYYKNLLKNGFGIEHIFDDKIEICIECLERITPNISNSVTLSTMHGCPPDEIEAIAKYLIKEKGLHTYVKLNPTLLGYEFVENTLRSLGYKYVQLDKDAFNHDLQFTGAVPMLNRLKEFAKENNREFGVKLSNTLGMKNKKGALPGSDMYMSGRALYPLTINLASKLASEFNGDLNISFSGGGSIHNAEKILSAGIYPITFVTDLLKPGGYNRLYQITEQVTRVWELEPRGRKINFDKLKSLAEYSLTDIDYRKDAREINSIKVPLKLPQLDCYIAPCQEACPIHQDVAEYIQLIEENRFEEAFEVVTAKNPLPHITGYICDHQCMYHCTRWDYESPVLIRDLKKIAAEKGFPEYLEKLGARSQKSVKNNSAAVKVAVIGSGPSGLAAGYFLAKSGFEVTIFEKTEKAGGTVQHVIPNFRLPQDAIDKDIEFIKLFGVKFEFGISSDFSLDELRNQGFKYFYLAIGAGKSRELKLAGNNKNVLDAISFLKQFHKDEKPVLGKTVAVVGGGNSAMDGARAAIRCCGVEKVYIIYRRTKEFMPADKEEFDAAINDGVIFKELLLPVEFSSNKLQCQKMILGGIESDGRRKVLPAENEFTEIEVDSVISAIGEVVELDILKKNNLSLDKSSSIITNNTTNETELENVFIGGDALRGPATVVEAIADGKKTADAIIRKENIKLEENYQIKFDLTKREKTLIKRKGVVSVQSESDLILESSRCLSCNFICNKCVEVCPNRSNIAIEISDLAFRQTGSPTLRFSDSQFKDKYQILHIDGMCNECGNCETFCPYTGAPYKNKFTLFWSDDNFNKSKNDGFYLRPSKSENIQAFKIRLASVEGEFEFDKSSNLIGWNSELYESAGFSKYTTLILNIYKNYSYLLDPTT
- a CDS encoding YgeY family selenium metabolism-linked hydrolase, which gives rise to MDYSKLILEKAEQYKDYTAANLSRLIQRKSLSTKEEKAARELKCQMEEANFDEVKIDGLGNVIGRIGSGKKIIAIDGHIDTVDIGNEENWNFDPLSGEIKDGFVHGRGSVDQKGGPAAFVTAGRILKELGLKNDVTIYFIGSVIEEDCDGLCWKYILEEDKIKPDCVIVTEPTNLNIYRGQRGRMEIEVSFYGVSSHGSAPERGKNAIYMASKAALEIEKMNERLAVDPFLGKGSVTVTEMISSSPSLCAVSDFAKIHLDRRLTWGEDKKLAINQVEEIVKEMKAKVEMLEYKEKAFTGLTYGMEKYYPTWKLEEDHPVIQTGVNAFKELFGKDALVDKWTFSTNGVVITGIYGIPVIGFGPGNEVFAHAPNEKVPVDDLVKASAFYAMFCESF
- a CDS encoding ATP-binding protein, whose protein sequence is MNRNLLERVVNDQFESFRTRKSGIKRNIDLSKYLKSKQIIVITGVRRCGKSTLLKQISEFYKSFYYLNLDDERLIRFSVEDFDDLVLIWKKKQKSKVVLLDEIQNIKHWERFVRRLHDENYKIFITGSNAKLLSGELSTHLTGRHSRIELLPFSFEEYLRFRKYNYTESYKTTDNLSRLLKLTDEYIENGGFPEFLIYNDDEYLKRIYEDILYRDLITRFKIRESKSFRELANYLFTNFTSEVSYNALQRNLNFKSVVSVKNYIGYIQESYLIYQLFKYDFSLKKQLIYNKKIYVVDNGLRNQVAFRFSNDSGKLLENAVFLHLKNTGKEIYYFKNKKECDFIVKEKNKIITAIQATDVLTDANYEREIAGLLEAMNALNLKKGFIITRNQEERIKKEAKDIFVIPVYKWLLNAD
- the ssnA gene encoding putative aminohydrolase SsnA, translating into MIALLNARIINFNPQFVSEPTDIIVDNGIIHDVGKDVNKKYPADKVIDLNGKFVSTGLVCSHNHFYSALARGIIANINPAHNFPEILQNLWWKLDRALDEESLYYSGLIGALEAIKCGTTSVIDHNASPSFISNSLTTLKKCFEEVGLRGILCYEVTDRNGLDEMEIGVKENIDFTNSIPEQSKPHLVGAAIGAHASFTLSDDSLKHLSAAVSKTKRGIHIHVAEDDSDQRDCIIKYRKRVIERLNDFDLLNHKSILAHGVFLNEKEIEIINSKNSFLIHNPRSNMNNSVGYLNNMSKVKNVALGTDGIGSNMFEETKFAYFKNNDAKAPLQTNDYLGFLQNGNEILHRYFGYPFGKVEIGYIADLVVYDYQPPTPLQTENLAGHFIFGFSSRDVETVIVNGKIVLENRHFPFDIEPIYREAKVAARKLWKRMDELPD